In the Chroococcidiopsis sp. SAG 2025 genome, one interval contains:
- the hepA gene encoding heterocyst formation ABC transporter subunit HepA yields MHIKLPTPVRNFLVATSFWKEYYFILREFKHFRQIAILAAVFTLSAAVLEGFGVGFILAVLHSVLNPNAKPIQTGVGWFDVWILAVNASTSERLFRSSALVLLTTLLRLGLTYLGRLYVFTAQYTLGYRLSLQVFEQLQALSLSFFTKTRAGNLVNSLTSEVNQITLAFDVLATFFTRGSTLIAYTISMFMLSWQLMIITAMLFGLLSVGITSLLGQIREASFATTKARRWYVSVALEFINGIRTVQAFAAQDFERKRFHDASLQLLQASTKSRAAQALVEPVSEGIATFILFGILFLAFAVLIPNGQLQPAGLLTFLFVLLRLMPIRRQLDGARAKFSSFQGSFSNIKELLRTDNKTYLRNGKLQFSKLQRAIEFVSVDFGYDKKHSVLHNIKLTINRGEMTALVGASGAGKTTLADLIPRFYDPTQGQVFIDGIDLKEYDIKSLRRKLAVVSQDTFIFNASVRDNIAYALEEVDEEAVWEAARLANALEFIHKLPEGFDTQLGERGVRLSGGQRQRLAIARALLRDPDILILDEATSALDSVSERLIQESLEKLSQGRTVIAIAHRLSTIIRADKVVVLEQGRILEQGTYQELLQQRGNLWKYHQMQHEVTQMS; encoded by the coding sequence ATGCATATCAAACTTCCCACGCCAGTTCGCAATTTTCTAGTAGCTACGAGCTTTTGGAAAGAATATTATTTTATCCTGCGCGAGTTCAAGCACTTTCGGCAAATTGCAATTCTGGCAGCAGTTTTCACGTTGTCAGCGGCAGTATTGGAGGGCTTTGGAGTTGGGTTTATCTTAGCTGTCTTACATAGCGTACTCAATCCCAACGCCAAACCAATTCAAACTGGGGTGGGCTGGTTTGATGTGTGGATTTTAGCGGTCAATGCTTCTACTAGCGAGCGACTCTTCCGCTCGTCTGCTTTAGTTCTGCTCACAACTCTACTGCGGTTGGGCTTGACGTACTTAGGACGGCTTTACGTTTTTACGGCTCAGTATACTTTAGGATATCGGTTAAGCTTGCAAGTTTTCGAGCAGTTGCAAGCACTCAGCTTAAGTTTTTTCACCAAGACCCGTGCGGGAAATTTAGTTAACAGCCTGACGAGCGAAGTCAATCAAATTACGCTGGCTTTTGATGTCCTAGCTACTTTTTTCACGCGGGGTTCGACTCTCATCGCATATACGATCTCCATGTTCATGCTGTCTTGGCAGCTGATGATTATTACAGCCATGCTATTCGGCTTGCTATCGGTAGGGATAACAAGTCTATTAGGGCAGATCCGAGAAGCGAGTTTTGCTACCACAAAGGCTCGACGCTGGTATGTTTCAGTAGCGTTGGAATTTATCAATGGGATTCGCACCGTTCAAGCTTTTGCCGCTCAGGACTTCGAGCGCAAGCGATTTCACGATGCGAGTTTGCAACTATTGCAAGCTAGTACTAAATCCAGAGCTGCCCAAGCATTAGTAGAACCTGTCTCGGAAGGGATAGCTACTTTTATCCTGTTTGGCATTTTGTTTTTAGCGTTTGCTGTTTTAATCCCAAACGGACAACTGCAACCAGCAGGTTTGCTGACATTTCTGTTTGTCTTGTTACGTCTAATGCCAATTCGCCGTCAATTAGATGGAGCCAGGGCAAAGTTCAGCAGTTTTCAGGGATCGTTCAGCAATATTAAAGAGCTGTTGCGGACTGATAACAAAACGTATTTACGCAATGGCAAACTTCAGTTTTCCAAGTTACAGCGAGCGATTGAGTTTGTGTCTGTAGATTTTGGTTACGACAAGAAACATTCAGTATTGCATAACATCAAGCTAACGATTAATCGTGGTGAGATGACGGCATTAGTTGGAGCTTCTGGTGCTGGCAAAACGACGTTGGCAGATTTAATTCCGCGATTTTACGACCCCACTCAAGGGCAAGTTTTCATTGATGGCATTGACTTGAAAGAATATGATATTAAATCGCTGCGTCGCAAGCTAGCTGTAGTCAGTCAGGATACATTTATCTTTAATGCTTCCGTGCGAGACAATATTGCCTACGCTTTAGAAGAAGTAGATGAAGAAGCGGTTTGGGAAGCGGCTCGACTCGCTAACGCACTGGAATTTATCCATAAACTACCTGAAGGTTTTGACACTCAATTGGGAGAACGGGGAGTACGGTTATCTGGAGGTCAGCGCCAGCGGTTGGCGATCGCCCGTGCCTTGTTACGCGACCCAGATATTTTGATTTTAGATGAGGCGACAAGTGCTTTAGACTCCGTTTCCGAGCGGCTGATTCAAGAGTCATTAGAAAAGCTATCTCAAGGACGCACGGTGATTGCGATCGCTCACAGGCTTTCAACAATCATTCGCGCCGATAAGGTCGTCGTACTAGAACAAGGACGCATTCTCGAACAAGGAACTTATCAAGAGTTGCTGCAACAGCGCGGCAATCTCTGGAAGTATCACCAAATGCAACATGAAGTCACTCAGATGAGTTAA